In Plasmodium coatneyi strain Hackeri chromosome 5, complete sequence, a genomic segment contains:
- a CDS encoding KIR protein, whose product MARPAWVPSEFDFYDKFEESDQNSIDTCGQYMEQTKGTFEKYSIDHGKIMKAVNYVCSMYKGRKDPSKSEPYHFLYYWIGQKLSKINRSDFLFNVTTNTICDSICTTYGTYGCIDICDTVNRDLFQDMKIIFDYWYDHNSMRTLLENSESVDVDKCQNYIRSVNYATSTVETHCMTQGTSNEYCTKFFNVNKDDIHKKLIELQLTLTAAKQRITSEAELASFKAKAHLSEAVRKATTTTALSSIFGTLATTVFPFFLYKYKPWSSWFGNHSSGNGRSGRNKRSTRNEFDVFTEDSSTYDSATESIVGDLAAESSTVRSSSAYTTPSTRQSTKEGERRNNNAGSRGMVGYQNM is encoded by the exons aTGGCAAGACCAGCATGG GTACCTTCTGAGTTCGATTTCTATGATAAATTCGAAGAAAGTGATCAGAACTCTATAGATACTTGTGGGCAATATATGGAGCAAACTAAGGgtacatttgaaaaatatagcaTAGATCATGGTAAAATTATGAAAGCTGTGAACTATGTGTGCTCAATGTACAAAGGACGTAAGGATCCATCCAAAAGTGAACCTTATCATTTCCTATATTACTGGATAGGGCAAAAATTATCTAAGATTAATAGGAGTGATTTCCTTTTCAACGTTACTACAAATACTATTTGCGATTCCATATGTACTACTTATGGGACATATGGATGCATAGATATATGCGACACTGTTAACAGGGACCTCTTCCAAGatatgaaaataatatttgaTTATTGGTATGACCATAATTCTATGCGAACACTGCTAGAGAATAGTGAGTCCGTGGATGTTGATAAATGTCAGAATTACATACGTTCCGTCAATTATGCTACCAGTACTGTGGAAACACACTGTATGACCCAAGGAACGTCAAATGAGTACTGtaccaaattttttaatgtaaatAAGGATGACATTCATAAGAAACTAATAGAATTGCAACTTACGTTAACAGCTGCAAAGCAAAGAATAACATCCGAAGCAGAATTAGCATCCTTTAAAGCAAAAGCACACTTAAGTGAAGCCGTACGTaaagccaccaccaccaccgccctttcttctatcttTGGCACATTAGCAACGAcggtttttcctttctttttatataag tataaaccatggtcttcttggtttggtaaccattcttctggaaatggaaggagcggaagaaataaaaggtCCACAAGGAATGAATTTGATGTGTTCACAGAAGACAGCTCAACATATGATTCAGCAACTGAATCAATAGTGGGTGATTTAGCAGCCGAAAGTTCCACCGTACGTTCTTCTTCTGCATACACTACGCCGTCTACAAGACAGTCTAccaaagaaggggaaagaagaaataataatgcgGGGAGTcgcgggatggtaggttatcaaaacatgtaa
- a CDS encoding Protein kinase c inhibitor-like protein (PK8_1820w PK8_1820w) yields the protein MNVPQLLSFFRKGTYFDLLRVLLYFMNTSGGTIACSIRNIAFNCFTKLAYRNKHLTRVINRRLSKMADEEERALAAAGKDENGDSIFGKIARKEVKVDLVYEDDKVLAFNDINPQAPVHILVIPKMRDGLTRLSKAEERHKDILGHMMWAVSEIVRKNNLGDFRLVVNNGPEACQSVYYLHLHILAKRQMRWPPG from the exons ATGAACGTCCCTCaacttctttcattcttccgTAAGGGAACCTATTTCGATTTGTTACGAG TTCTCTTATACTTTATGAATACCTCCGGCGGAACCATCGCATGCAGCATTCGAAATATCGCCTTTAATTGTTTCACCAAATTAGCCTACAGGAACAAGCACCTCAC ACGAGTTATAAACAGACGGCTAAGCAAAATGGCAGACGAGGAAGAGAGAGCCCTTGCAGCCGCCGGGAAGGACGAGAACGGCGACTCAATTTTTG GAAAAATCGcaagaaaggaagtaaaggtGGACCTCGTGTACGAAGACGACAAG GTCCTCGCCTTTAACGACATAAACCCGCAGGCACCCGTGCACATCCTCGTGATCCCCAAAATGAGGGACGGACTCACCAGGCTCAGCAAGGCGGAGGAGAGGCACAAAGACATCCTGGGCCACATGATGTGGGCG GTCTCCGAAATTGTGAGGAAGAACAACTTGGGTGACTTCCGCCTGGTCGTGAACAACGGGCCCGAGGCTTGCCAGTCCGTGTACTACCTGCATCTGCATATCCTGGCCAAGAGGCAAATGAGGTGGCCCCCcggatga